The following are encoded in a window of Pseudomonas sp. JQ170C genomic DNA:
- the ppk2 gene encoding polyphosphate kinase 2, with amino-acid sequence MSKKKDKARDAERLPRKDYEKELKNLHVELVKLQQWVVAKGLKVCVIFEGRDGAGKGGTIKAITERVSPRIFRVVALPAPTEREKSQMYAQRYLQHMPSAGEVVIFDRSWYNRAGVERVMGFCTDDQAKKFLGVVPLFERMLVESGIIVIKYWLEVSPEEQQRRLEERITDGRKIWKLSPMDLKSFNRWDDYTRARDEMFAASDSSWAPWYMAPSEDKRRVRLNIISHLLKQIPYKDITQDEKIKLPKRGKIGQYKSVDYPFRMIPERF; translated from the coding sequence ATGAGCAAGAAGAAAGACAAGGCCCGTGACGCAGAACGGCTACCGCGCAAAGACTACGAGAAGGAACTCAAGAACCTGCATGTCGAGCTGGTCAAGCTCCAGCAGTGGGTCGTGGCCAAGGGCCTGAAGGTCTGCGTGATCTTTGAGGGCCGTGACGGCGCCGGCAAGGGCGGTACCATCAAGGCCATCACCGAACGGGTCAGCCCACGGATTTTCCGCGTTGTGGCGCTACCGGCGCCCACCGAGCGGGAAAAGAGCCAGATGTATGCCCAGCGCTACCTCCAGCACATGCCGTCGGCTGGCGAAGTGGTGATCTTCGACCGCAGCTGGTACAACCGCGCGGGCGTTGAACGGGTCATGGGCTTCTGTACTGACGACCAGGCGAAGAAATTCCTCGGCGTGGTGCCGCTGTTCGAGCGGATGCTGGTGGAGTCCGGCATCATCGTCATCAAGTACTGGCTGGAGGTCAGCCCTGAGGAACAGCAGCGCCGGCTGGAAGAACGCATCACCGATGGCCGCAAGATCTGGAAGCTCTCGCCCATGGACCTCAAGTCGTTCAACCGCTGGGACGACTACACCCGCGCCCGCGACGAGATGTTCGCGGCCTCCGACTCCTCCTGGGCGCCGTGGTACATGGCGCCTTCCGAGGACAAGCGGCGCGTGCGGCTGAACATCATCAGCCACCTGCTCAAGCAGATCCCCTACAAGGACATCACCCAGGACGAGAAGATCAAGCTGCCCAAACGCGGCAAGATCGGCCAGTACAAGAGCGTCGACTATCCGTTCCGGATGATTCCCGAGCGCTTCTGA
- a CDS encoding WYL domain-containing protein: MKRKHTIEQVRWDLALRYRLIETVVWWEGRLTTGHLIQSFGISRQQASKDINTYITEHASKNLAYDKQLKGYVPTKHFKPLFIDDSASAYLHLLYQNNERAPHIDGLALAYAHTKVLEVPDRPIHPEVLRPLLKACRDGLRLETEYVSLNTPNVEVRLIAPHTLVYTGMRWHVRAYCEKNGQYRDFVLSRLRGQPELLDPSQNTREFDEDWNTEVPVMIAADGRLSTPQKAIIESDFGMVDGQLVVPSRRALVKYVLQRYQIDHRNLDPTPEAQQIVVTNLRELKPWLYE; the protein is encoded by the coding sequence ATGAAACGCAAGCACACCATCGAGCAGGTACGTTGGGACCTGGCACTGCGCTACAGGCTGATCGAGACCGTGGTCTGGTGGGAAGGCCGTCTGACCACCGGGCACCTGATCCAGAGCTTTGGCATCAGCCGGCAACAGGCGTCCAAGGACATCAATACCTACATCACCGAGCATGCGTCAAAGAACCTGGCCTACGACAAGCAGCTCAAAGGTTATGTCCCCACCAAGCACTTCAAGCCCCTGTTCATTGATGACAGTGCCAGTGCCTATTTGCACCTGCTCTATCAGAACAACGAACGCGCGCCCCACATTGATGGGCTCGCCCTGGCGTATGCCCATACCAAGGTATTGGAAGTACCTGACCGGCCAATCCACCCGGAAGTTCTGCGCCCTCTGCTCAAGGCCTGCCGCGACGGCCTGCGCCTGGAAACCGAGTATGTGTCGCTCAACACGCCCAACGTGGAAGTTCGCCTCATAGCGCCGCATACCCTGGTCTACACCGGCATGCGCTGGCACGTGCGAGCGTACTGCGAGAAGAACGGCCAGTACCGCGACTTCGTGCTGAGCCGACTGCGCGGCCAACCCGAATTGCTTGATCCTTCGCAAAACACCCGCGAGTTCGATGAAGACTGGAATACCGAGGTACCGGTCATGATCGCTGCCGATGGGCGACTGAGCACGCCGCAGAAAGCAATCATCGAAAGCGACTTCGGCATGGTGGATGGCCAGTTGGTGGTCCCCAGCCGAAGGGCCCTGGTGAAGTATGTATTGCAGCGTTATCAGATCGACCACAGGAACCTGGACCCCACCCCTGAAGCCCAGCAAATCGTGGTGACGAACCTGAGGGAGCTGAAGCCGTGGCTGTATGAGTGA
- a CDS encoding GTPase: MPKPRLWFERHRQRHDWALQAYDRFVHELAPEVSAQLKRSEQVTVVVYGATQVGKTTLILDLLGLASDTQQEVAQVLRGGQARGKSATVMPLRYGRSTDDHWYIGNSAALDRAQATQALADVRRGVEQGQNEGIVLTDILIPARLFPSAGDEALEVDVKLIDLPGLDARNAHERELVAALARRFVTVADLVLLVTQASSLGFLRPENLQIEELANWVHQPVRFRVVITSSYSLSSVRKRILASPLDVAAMRVAMIEEIETLDLRIPPSFSDNVYVLELGDSARDMAEGDPDYYSKVSPLVETFRRQLISDIKRSSGPFSRLFAAFQLDQVVTGQVAAFEDDYRERKAFLEVELQAFESRLRAMYSLHTKDGLWAALQEHKDTLEAQCATIKHWAGIVEVLLKTDCRVAFESLFAAPVISRGVQRVSAMQDALQSEKHALKEQSESWVDALKTLLFDRVDESVRPLLEAFFKMLRPTAFDDRSFHLLEYQLDGYSWDRYWKSSSYDGDVWMLDVAVRESRQHHIKLAHEDFVSGLRLQATSQGEALSAIQIQLQQVQKAIETYEIHLGGMSALSAELDGNIARMHDSQEIARHFERRVHESFSNALQASSAEITQGRCATEKFLGLMNAHLIINEAEKFYSGKPAT, from the coding sequence GTGCCCAAGCCTCGTTTGTGGTTTGAGCGGCACCGGCAGCGCCATGATTGGGCGCTGCAGGCCTATGATCGCTTCGTCCATGAGTTGGCGCCGGAGGTGAGTGCCCAGCTCAAGCGTTCCGAACAGGTGACGGTAGTGGTGTATGGCGCCACCCAGGTGGGCAAGACCACCTTGATACTTGATCTGCTGGGGCTCGCCTCCGATACCCAGCAGGAGGTCGCCCAGGTGCTGCGCGGGGGGCAGGCACGCGGCAAGTCAGCGACGGTGATGCCGCTGCGTTATGGGCGTTCTACGGATGACCACTGGTACATCGGCAACAGCGCGGCGCTCGACCGGGCCCAGGCCACCCAGGCGCTGGCCGATGTAAGACGGGGTGTCGAGCAGGGCCAGAACGAGGGCATTGTGCTGACCGACATTCTGATCCCGGCCAGGCTGTTTCCTTCTGCGGGCGATGAGGCGCTGGAGGTTGATGTCAAACTGATCGACTTGCCAGGTCTGGATGCGCGCAATGCCCATGAGCGTGAGCTGGTTGCGGCGCTTGCCCGACGCTTCGTCACCGTGGCCGATCTGGTGTTGCTGGTGACCCAGGCCAGTAGCCTGGGCTTCTTGCGACCGGAGAACTTGCAGATCGAAGAGCTGGCCAACTGGGTGCACCAGCCGGTGCGTTTTCGGGTGGTGATCACTTCCAGCTACTCATTGAGCAGCGTGCGCAAGCGCATACTGGCGTCCCCGCTGGATGTGGCGGCGATGCGGGTAGCGATGATCGAGGAAATCGAAACCCTCGATCTACGTATACCCCCGTCTTTCAGCGATAACGTCTATGTACTGGAACTTGGGGACTCCGCGCGGGACATGGCCGAAGGCGACCCGGATTATTATTCAAAGGTCAGTCCCCTGGTTGAAACCTTCCGACGGCAGCTGATTAGCGATATCAAACGCTCCAGCGGACCGTTTTCCCGATTGTTTGCTGCCTTCCAACTGGATCAGGTGGTGACGGGGCAGGTCGCGGCGTTCGAGGACGACTATCGAGAGCGCAAGGCGTTTCTGGAGGTTGAGTTGCAGGCCTTTGAGTCACGGCTGCGGGCAATGTATTCATTGCATACCAAAGACGGACTCTGGGCCGCGCTGCAGGAACACAAGGACACGCTCGAAGCGCAATGCGCCACGATCAAGCATTGGGCGGGTATCGTCGAAGTGCTGCTGAAAACCGATTGCCGGGTGGCTTTTGAATCGCTGTTCGCAGCCCCCGTGATTTCACGGGGAGTGCAACGTGTCAGCGCCATGCAGGACGCACTTCAAAGCGAAAAGCATGCACTGAAAGAGCAGTCCGAGTCCTGGGTTGACGCGCTAAAAACCTTACTTTTCGATCGTGTGGATGAGAGCGTCAGGCCTCTCTTGGAGGCATTTTTCAAAATGCTGCGTCCCACCGCTTTTGATGATCGCAGTTTCCATTTGCTGGAATACCAACTTGACGGGTATTCATGGGATCGTTACTGGAAGTCTTCGAGCTATGACGGTGATGTGTGGATGTTGGACGTTGCTGTCAGAGAGAGTCGGCAGCATCACATCAAGCTTGCGCACGAAGACTTTGTCAGCGGCTTGCGGCTGCAGGCAACATCGCAGGGGGAGGCCCTGTCCGCGATTCAAATCCAGTTACAGCAAGTGCAAAAAGCGATTGAGACGTATGAAATCCATCTGGGTGGAATGTCGGCACTGAGTGCCGAGCTTGACGGCAACATTGCCCGAATGCACGACTCGCAGGAAATCGCCCGGCATTTTGAGCGGCGTGTTCACGAGAGCTTCTCGAATGCCCTGCAAGCCTCCTCGGCGGAGATCACTCAGGGGCGGTGTGCGACTGAAAAGTTCCTGGGCTTGATGAATGCTCATTTAATTATCAACGAAGCAGAAAAGTTCTATTCCGGAAAACCCGCCACATGA
- the ychF gene encoding redox-regulated ATPase YchF produces MGFNCGIVGLPNVGKSTLFNALTKSGIAAENFPFCTIEPNSGIVPMPDARLDALAAIVKPNRVLPTTMEFVDIAGLVAGASKGEGLGNKFLANIRETDAIAHVVRCFEDENVIHVSNSVDPKRDIEIIDLELIFADLDSCEKQLQKVARNAKGGDKDALAQKAILEKLIPHFTEGKPARSLMKSMADDEKALIRGFHLLTSKPVMYIANVAEDGFENNPHLDIVRAIAEEEGAVVVPVCNKIEAEIAELDEGEEKDMFLEALGLEEPGLNRVIRAGYGLLNLQTYFTAGVQEVRAWTVRIGATAPQAAGVIHTDFEKGFIRAEVVAYDDFIQYKGEGGAKEAGKWRLEGKDYIVKDGDVMHFRFNV; encoded by the coding sequence ATGGGTTTCAATTGCGGCATCGTCGGTTTGCCCAACGTCGGCAAGTCCACCCTGTTCAACGCCTTGACCAAATCCGGCATCGCGGCAGAGAACTTCCCCTTCTGCACCATCGAGCCGAACAGCGGCATCGTGCCAATGCCTGATGCACGCCTGGATGCCCTGGCAGCCATCGTCAAGCCGAACCGCGTGCTGCCGACCACCATGGAATTCGTCGACATCGCAGGCCTGGTTGCCGGCGCCTCCAAAGGTGAAGGCCTGGGCAACAAGTTCCTCGCCAACATCCGCGAGACCGACGCCATCGCCCACGTGGTGCGCTGCTTTGAAGACGAGAACGTCATCCACGTCTCCAACAGCGTCGACCCCAAGCGTGACATCGAGATCATCGACCTGGAACTGATCTTCGCCGACCTCGACAGCTGCGAGAAGCAACTGCAAAAGGTTGCGCGCAACGCCAAGGGCGGTGACAAGGACGCTCTGGCGCAGAAAGCCATCCTCGAAAAACTGATCCCGCACTTCACCGAAGGCAAGCCAGCGCGCAGCCTGATGAAGAGCATGGCAGACGACGAGAAGGCCCTGATCCGCGGCTTCCACCTGCTGACCAGCAAGCCGGTGATGTACATCGCCAACGTTGCTGAAGACGGCTTCGAGAACAACCCGCACCTGGACATCGTGCGCGCCATCGCCGAAGAAGAAGGCGCTGTGGTCGTGCCGGTGTGCAACAAGATCGAAGCGGAAATCGCCGAGCTCGACGAAGGCGAAGAAAAGGACATGTTCCTCGAGGCCCTGGGCCTGGAAGAGCCTGGCCTGAACCGCGTGATCCGCGCCGGTTACGGCCTGCTCAACCTGCAAACCTACTTCACCGCCGGCGTGCAGGAAGTACGCGCCTGGACCGTACGCATCGGCGCTACCGCGCCACAGGCGGCCGGTGTGATCCACACCGACTTCGAGAAAGGCTTCATCCGCGCCGAAGTGGTCGCCTATGACGACTTCATCCAGTACAAGGGTGAAGGCGGCGCGAAGGAAGCCGGTAAATGGCGTCTGGAAGGCAAGGACTACATCGTCAAGGACGGTGACGTGATGCACTTCCGCTTCAACGTCTAA
- the pth gene encoding aminoacyl-tRNA hydrolase encodes MTAIQLIVGLGNPGPEYEQTRHNAGALFVERIASAQRVNLTADRKYFGLTAKFSHQGNDVRLLIPTTFMNRSGQAVAALANFFRIPPDAILVAHDELDLPPGVAKLKKGGGHGGHNGLRDIIAQLGNNNDFHRLRLGIGHPGDSSRVSGFVLGKAPRAEQEKLDASIDFALGVLPDILAGDWTRAMRELHSQKA; translated from the coding sequence GTGACCGCCATCCAACTGATCGTCGGCCTGGGAAACCCCGGCCCCGAATACGAACAGACCCGGCATAACGCAGGGGCTCTTTTCGTAGAACGCATTGCCAGCGCCCAGCGTGTCAACCTGACTGCTGATCGCAAGTATTTCGGCCTGACGGCTAAATTCAGCCATCAGGGCAACGATGTCCGTCTGTTGATCCCCACCACCTTCATGAATCGCAGCGGCCAGGCCGTTGCTGCACTGGCGAATTTTTTCCGTATCCCGCCAGATGCCATCCTGGTGGCCCACGACGAACTCGACCTGCCCCCAGGCGTCGCCAAGCTCAAGAAAGGCGGCGGCCATGGTGGGCACAACGGCTTGCGCGACATCATTGCGCAACTCGGCAACAACAACGACTTTCACCGTCTGCGGCTTGGCATCGGCCACCCGGGTGACAGCAGCAGGGTCTCCGGTTTTGTCCTGGGCAAGGCGCCACGCGCCGAACAGGAAAAACTGGACGCCAGTATCGATTTTGCCCTCGGCGTGCTGCCGGACATCCTCGCCGGCGACTGGACGCGTGCGATGAGAGAGCTGCACAGCCAGAAGGCCTGA
- a CDS encoding 50S ribosomal protein L25/general stress protein Ctc, translating into MTDFILNAQARTDLGKGASRRLRRLAAQVPAVVYGGDKEPASITMLAKEVAKLFENEAAFSHVIELNIDGKKENVVVKAMQRHPAKQFIMHADFVRVVAGQKLTAIVPVHFINEEAPVKKGGEISHVVAEIEVSCEAKDLPEFIEVDLAKAEVGTIIHLSDLKAPKGVEFVALAHGDDKAVANVHAPRVAPEAAEGAAE; encoded by the coding sequence ATGACTGATTTCATCCTGAACGCCCAAGCGCGTACCGACCTGGGGAAAGGTGCGAGCCGCCGCCTGCGTCGTCTCGCCGCCCAAGTCCCTGCCGTTGTATACGGTGGCGACAAAGAGCCTGCATCGATCACCATGCTGGCTAAAGAAGTGGCCAAACTGTTCGAAAACGAAGCTGCTTTCAGCCACGTTATCGAGCTGAACATCGACGGCAAGAAAGAAAACGTCGTTGTTAAAGCCATGCAGCGTCACCCAGCCAAGCAGTTCATCATGCACGCCGACTTCGTCCGCGTTGTTGCTGGCCAGAAGCTGACCGCCATCGTTCCTGTGCACTTCATCAACGAAGAAGCACCGGTCAAGAAAGGCGGCGAAATCTCCCACGTAGTGGCCGAGATCGAAGTTTCCTGCGAAGCCAAAGACCTGCCTGAGTTCATCGAAGTTGACCTGGCCAAGGCTGAAGTCGGCACCATCATCCACCTGTCGGACCTCAAAGCTCCTAAAGGCGTAGAGTTCGTAGCTCTGGCCCACGGTGATGACAAAGCTGTTGCCAACGTTCACGCTCCGCGTGTTGCGCCTGAAGCTGCAGAAGGCGCTGCTGAGTAA
- a CDS encoding ribose-phosphate pyrophosphokinase produces the protein MSKMMVFTGNANPDLARRVVRQLHIPLGDVSVGKFSDGEISTEINENVRGKDVFIIQPTCAPTNDNLMELVVMADAFRRSSASRITAVIPYFGYARQDRRPRSARVAISAKVVADMLTVVGIDRVLTVDLHADQIQGFFDIPVDNIYGSPVLVDDIEDQRFENLMIVSPDIGGVVRARAVAKSLGVDLGIIDKRREKANHSEVMHIIGDVEGRTCILVDDMVDTAGTLCHAAKALKEHGAAKVYAYCTHPVLSGRAIENIENSVLDELVVTNTIPLSAAAQACARIRQLDIAPVVAEAVRRISNEESISAMFR, from the coding sequence GTGTCCAAGATGATGGTCTTTACGGGGAACGCCAACCCCGATCTGGCTCGGCGTGTCGTACGTCAGCTGCATATCCCACTGGGTGATGTTTCTGTCGGTAAATTCTCCGACGGCGAAATCAGCACTGAGATTAATGAAAATGTCCGCGGTAAAGACGTTTTCATCATTCAGCCGACTTGCGCGCCAACCAACGATAATCTGATGGAACTGGTAGTGATGGCCGATGCCTTCCGCCGCTCCTCAGCGTCCCGAATCACTGCCGTGATTCCTTACTTCGGATATGCCCGCCAGGATCGCCGTCCGCGTTCGGCGCGTGTTGCTATCAGCGCCAAAGTCGTCGCTGACATGCTCACCGTCGTTGGTATCGACCGTGTGCTCACTGTCGACCTGCACGCTGACCAAATCCAGGGTTTCTTCGATATTCCGGTAGATAACATCTACGGCTCCCCCGTTCTGGTGGATGACATCGAAGACCAGCGTTTCGAGAACCTCATGATCGTGTCCCCGGACATCGGCGGCGTCGTGCGTGCACGTGCTGTTGCCAAGTCCCTGGGTGTCGATCTGGGTATCATCGACAAACGCCGTGAAAAGGCCAATCACTCCGAAGTGATGCATATCATCGGCGACGTCGAAGGACGTACCTGTATTCTCGTCGACGACATGGTCGATACCGCCGGCACCCTGTGCCACGCGGCCAAGGCCCTGAAAGAACACGGCGCTGCCAAGGTTTACGCCTACTGCACGCACCCTGTCCTGTCGGGTCGGGCGATCGAGAATATCGAGAACTCCGTGCTGGACGAGCTGGTGGTTACCAATACCATCCCGCTGTCCGCTGCTGCACAAGCATGTGCGCGTATCCGCCAACTGGATATCGCACCGGTCGTCGCTGAAGCGGTTCGCCGTATCAGCAACGAAGAATCGATCAGCGCGATGTTCCGCTGA
- the ispE gene encoding 4-(cytidine 5'-diphospho)-2-C-methyl-D-erythritol kinase — translation MTRLTLPAPAKLNLMLHILGRRPDGYHELQTLFQFLDYADELEFAVRDDGQIHLHSDLQDVPHDSNLIVKAARKLQQLTGCKLGADIWLKKVLPMGGGIGGGSSDAATTLLGLNHLWQLECSEDQLAELGLSLGADVPVFVRGHAAFAEGVGEKLTPVDPEEPWYVVLVPQVFVSTAEIFSHPQLTRDSLPLKMRPVPKGNSRNDCQAVVEQSYPEVRNSLNLLNKFTEARLTGTGSCVFGAFPSKAEADKVLALLADTQTGFVAKGSNISMLHRTLQSLH, via the coding sequence ATGACCCGGTTGACCCTGCCCGCTCCCGCCAAGCTCAACCTGATGCTGCACATTCTCGGCCGTCGCCCCGACGGCTACCACGAACTGCAGACGCTCTTTCAGTTCCTCGACTACGCCGACGAACTCGAGTTCGCCGTGCGCGATGACGGCCAGATCCACCTGCACAGCGACCTTCAGGATGTCCCTCACGACAGCAATCTGATCGTCAAGGCTGCGCGCAAATTGCAGCAACTCACCGGCTGCAAACTGGGCGCTGACATATGGCTGAAAAAAGTCCTGCCCATGGGCGGTGGTATCGGCGGCGGCAGCTCGGATGCCGCCACCACCCTGCTGGGCCTGAACCATCTCTGGCAACTGGAGTGCAGCGAAGACCAACTAGCTGAACTGGGCCTGAGCCTGGGCGCCGACGTACCGGTTTTCGTGCGCGGCCACGCAGCATTTGCCGAGGGCGTGGGCGAGAAGCTGACGCCGGTCGACCCCGAAGAACCCTGGTACGTTGTGCTGGTTCCACAAGTATTTGTTAGTACAGCAGAAATTTTTTCACACCCGCAGTTGACACGTGATTCTTTGCCCCTTAAGATGCGCCCCGTTCCCAAGGGAAACAGTCGTAATGACTGTCAAGCGGTAGTTGAGCAGAGTTACCCAGAAGTACGTAACTCATTGAATTTGCTAAACAAATTCACTGAAGCAAGACTCACCGGAACTGGAAGTTGTGTGTTTGGGGCCTTCCCAAGCAAAGCTGAAGCTGATAAAGTTTTGGCCCTTCTTGCAGATACCCAAACAGGATTTGTAGCCAAAGGTAGCAACATCTCAATGTTGCATCGCACGCTGCAAAGTCTGCACTAG
- the lolB gene encoding lipoprotein insertase outer membrane protein LolB: MFLRHCITFSLIALLAGCAGFGSREALQGQGSPQLWREHKQQLSTLDGWQINGKVGIRAPKDSGSGTLFWLQRQDYYDIRLSGPLGRGAARLTGRPGGVVLEVANQGRYEAKNPEALLAEQLGWELPVSHLVWWVRGLPAPDSKSQLTLGSDSRLASLKQDGWDVQYLSYTEQNGYWLPERLKLHGQNIDVTVVVKDWQPRQLGH, from the coding sequence ATGTTTTTGCGCCACTGCATCACCTTCAGCCTGATCGCCCTGCTTGCCGGTTGCGCCGGCTTCGGCTCCCGTGAAGCCCTCCAGGGCCAGGGCAGCCCGCAACTGTGGCGCGAACACAAACAGCAACTGAGCACCCTGGACGGCTGGCAGATCAACGGCAAGGTCGGTATTCGTGCACCGAAGGATTCCGGCAGCGGCACCCTGTTCTGGCTGCAGCGCCAGGATTACTACGACATCCGCCTGTCCGGCCCGTTGGGTCGTGGCGCTGCCCGGCTGACCGGTCGCCCCGGTGGCGTGGTGCTGGAAGTGGCCAATCAGGGCCGCTATGAAGCCAAGAACCCTGAAGCCCTGCTGGCAGAGCAACTTGGCTGGGAGCTGCCGGTCTCGCACCTGGTCTGGTGGGTTCGCGGCTTGCCGGCCCCCGACAGCAAGAGCCAGCTGACCCTGGGCAGCGACAGCCGCCTGGCCAGCCTCAAGCAGGATGGCTGGGACGTGCAGTACCTGAGCTACACCGAACAGAACGGCTACTGGCTTCCCGAGCGCCTCAAACTGCACGGCCAGAATATTGATGTGACGGTAGTGGTCAAGGACTGGCAGCCACGCCAGCTGGGGCACTGA
- a CDS encoding tetratricopeptide repeat protein, whose protein sequence is MNRSYALLLALALLQGCQTLDSTDAQAPALDAAQQQPDKPVVYGSFSQDTVYNLLSAELAGQRNRFDIALDNYVSEAIKTQDAGISERAYRIAEYLGADQPALDTALIWAKNAPDSLDAQRAAAIQLARGGRYDDSMVYMEKVLQGQGDTHFDFLALSAAETDQDTRDGLQKSFDRLLKKYPDNGQLVFGKALLLQQDGNAEAALNLLEEHPADDGEIAPVLLRARLLQSVGRGEEALPLLQKTIRQYPDDKRLRLTYARTLVEQDRLDDAKVEFSSLVQQYPDDDELRYSLALICLETKNWDEAAGYLQELIERDSHVDAAHLNLGRIHEERNQLEEALNEYGLVGPGNDYLPAQLRQADILVANGRSAEASRRLAMARDVQPDYAIQLYLIEAEALGNNDKDAQALGVLEKALKQYPDDNNLLYTRAMLAEKRNDLGQMEKDLRSIIAREPENAMALNALGYTLADRTTRYAEARELIEKAHQITPDDPAVLDSLGWVNYRMGNLDEAERLLRQALERFPDHEVAAHLGEVLWANGKRREARQTWAKAFETQPDSPILRKTVLRLTGSETL, encoded by the coding sequence ATGAATAGATCCTACGCGTTGCTCCTTGCCTTGGCCCTGCTCCAGGGCTGCCAGACTCTGGACTCCACCGATGCCCAGGCGCCTGCCCTCGATGCCGCGCAACAGCAGCCAGACAAGCCCGTGGTCTATGGATCGTTCAGCCAGGACACCGTCTATAACCTGCTGAGCGCAGAGCTGGCCGGCCAGCGCAACCGCTTCGACATCGCCCTGGACAACTACGTCAGCGAAGCCATCAAGACCCAGGACGCCGGGATTTCCGAGCGCGCCTACCGCATCGCCGAATACCTGGGCGCCGACCAGCCTGCCCTGGATACCGCCCTGATCTGGGCGAAGAACGCCCCCGACAGCCTCGATGCCCAGCGCGCCGCCGCCATTCAGCTGGCCCGCGGTGGCCGCTATGACGACTCGATGGTCTACATGGAGAAGGTGCTGCAAGGCCAGGGCGACACGCATTTCGATTTTCTTGCCCTGTCGGCCGCTGAAACCGACCAGGACACCCGCGACGGTCTGCAGAAGAGCTTTGATCGCCTGCTGAAAAAATACCCGGACAACGGCCAGCTGGTATTCGGCAAGGCCCTGCTGCTTCAGCAGGACGGCAACGCCGAAGCCGCCCTGAACCTGCTTGAAGAGCACCCGGCCGACGATGGTGAAATCGCTCCGGTACTGTTGCGCGCCCGCCTGCTGCAAAGCGTGGGTCGCGGCGAAGAGGCCCTGCCGCTGCTGCAAAAAACCATCCGCCAGTACCCGGACGACAAGCGCCTGCGCCTGACCTACGCGCGCACGCTGGTCGAACAGGATCGCCTGGACGACGCCAAGGTCGAGTTCTCGAGCCTGGTCCAGCAGTACCCGGACGACGATGAGCTGCGCTATTCCCTGGCACTCATCTGCCTGGAAACCAAGAACTGGGACGAGGCCGCCGGCTACCTGCAAGAGCTGATCGAGCGCGACAGCCACGTGGATGCCGCGCACCTGAACCTGGGCCGCATTCATGAAGAGCGCAACCAGCTTGAGGAAGCCCTGAACGAATACGGCCTGGTAGGCCCGGGCAACGACTACCTGCCAGCGCAGTTGCGCCAGGCCGACATCCTCGTGGCCAACGGCCGCAGTGCCGAAGCCTCGCGCCGCCTGGCCATGGCCCGCGATGTCCAGCCCGACTATGCCATCCAGCTGTACCTGATCGAAGCCGAGGCCCTGGGCAACAATGACAAGGACGCCCAGGCCCTGGGCGTGCTTGAAAAAGCACTCAAGCAGTACCCGGACGACAACAACCTGCTCTATACCCGCGCCATGCTGGCCGAAAAGCGCAATGACCTGGGCCAGATGGAAAAGGACTTGCGCAGCATCATCGCCCGCGAGCCTGAGAACGCCATGGCCCTCAATGCGCTGGGCTACACCCTGGCTGACCGCACCACGCGTTACGCCGAAGCCAGGGAACTGATCGAAAAAGCCCACCAGATCACCCCCGATGACCCCGCCGTGCTCGACAGCCTCGGCTGGGTCAACTACCGGATGGGCAACCTCGACGAGGCCGAACGCCTGCTGCGCCAGGCGCTGGAGCGCTTCCCCGACCACGAAGTCGCCGCGCACCTGGGCGAAGTTCTGTGGGCCAACGGCAAGCGCCGCGAGGCCCGGCAAACCTGGGCCAAGGCCTTCGAGACCCAACCCGACAGCCCTATCCTGCGCAAGACCGTCCTGCGCCTGACCGGATCCGAGACTCTTTAA